A genomic window from Maridesulfovibrio sp. includes:
- a CDS encoding serine/threonine protein kinase yields the protein MSKEVRDLIKTHLPDYSSSRFGKLYTDTTEFMNIDFSDVIKLGSEHFLVSKNEMERRFGLDDPKYWVKRCKRLEDGQPQILKLSFHEEFPMNIGPFKIKCYRSPRKEARILDLVRGDMRFMQGYSCEDSTGNNVRVLDIIRGKRLDVWVYNINSDHRTYFYEHFPDIFEKYIGACEAINFLHNHNEKHGDIRRDHLWVEYGTGDYRWIDFDYAFELYENPFGLDVFGLGSILVYLVGKANLTPQTLVDHSIDPDLLRNITPGDYSVIIGNRIVNLRKIYGYIPESLNNILMHFSSSSTVFYESVDELVNDMKICLKEVRGL from the coding sequence ATGAGTAAGGAAGTTCGGGATCTGATCAAGACTCATCTGCCAGATTACAGCAGTTCCCGTTTTGGGAAGTTGTATACTGATACTACTGAGTTTATGAATATTGATTTTAGCGATGTAATTAAGCTGGGGAGTGAGCACTTTCTAGTGTCAAAGAATGAAATGGAGCGCAGGTTCGGTCTTGATGACCCTAAATACTGGGTTAAACGCTGCAAGAGGCTTGAGGATGGTCAACCTCAGATTCTCAAGCTTTCGTTCCATGAAGAATTTCCCATGAACATAGGTCCGTTCAAGATTAAATGCTACCGCAGCCCGCGTAAAGAAGCACGCATCCTTGATCTTGTCCGTGGTGATATGCGTTTCATGCAGGGGTATTCTTGTGAAGACTCCACCGGAAACAACGTCCGGGTGCTTGATATTATCCGGGGGAAACGTCTTGATGTATGGGTTTACAATATCAATTCGGATCATAGGACGTATTTTTATGAGCATTTCCCTGATATCTTTGAAAAATATATCGGTGCATGTGAAGCCATAAATTTCCTGCATAACCATAATGAAAAGCATGGTGATATTCGTCGGGACCACCTTTGGGTTGAGTATGGAACCGGGGACTATCGCTGGATTGATTTCGACTATGCTTTTGAGCTTTACGAAAATCCTTTCGGGCTGGATGTTTTCGGTCTGGGAAGCATTCTGGTTTATCTGGTCGGCAAGGCCAATCTTACCCCGCAGACCCTGGTAGACCATAGTATCGATCCCGATCTGTTGCGGAACATCACCCCGGGCGACTATTCCGTAATCATAGGCAACAGGATTGTAAATCTGCGCAAAATTTATGGTTATATACCAGAGTCATTGAATAATATTTTGATGCATTTTTCTTCTTCCAGCACTGTATTTTATGAAAGTGTTGATGAATTGGTGAATGATATGAAGATCTGTTTGAAAGAGGTTCGTGGGCTATAG
- a CDS encoding universal stress protein, translating into MNTMKMLVAFDGSENSFKAVEYVGNIARNCSGGEIVVLYVERLPEKDMFPDDRSWENHCAENEKDLRRKLDQAEKKLISMGVNSQEVRTEYFASCNSPFHNTDICAMGRSIGMDILRIREEGGYGTIVIGRRGVSKAEEFLFGSVSTKVVQSAVGCTVWIVN; encoded by the coding sequence ATGAACACCATGAAGATGCTGGTTGCTTTTGACGGTTCTGAAAATTCATTCAAGGCAGTGGAATATGTAGGAAATATTGCCAGAAATTGTTCCGGCGGAGAGATTGTAGTGCTATATGTGGAGAGGCTGCCGGAAAAAGATATGTTTCCGGATGATCGCTCATGGGAAAATCATTGTGCCGAGAATGAGAAGGATCTCAGGCGAAAGCTTGATCAGGCAGAAAAGAAACTGATTTCCATGGGAGTCAATTCGCAGGAAGTCCGGACCGAATATTTCGCAAGTTGCAACTCACCTTTCCATAATACGGATATCTGCGCCATGGGAAGAAGCATAGGGATGGATATCCTGCGCATCCGTGAAGAAGGCGGATATGGAACGATCGTCATAGGCAGGCGGGGAGTAAGTAAGGCTGAGGAGTTTCTATTCGGTTCTGTTTCCACTAAAGTTGTACAATCTGCTGTCGGGTGCACGGTCTGGATTGTTAACTGA